A segment of the Acidobacteriota bacterium genome:
CGGCGCGCCGCGAGGCGGCCGAAGCGCTGGCCCGCACGGCGTCGTTGGGCCTGACGCTCCTCGCGCGCACCGACGGACGATACCCGGCGCTCCTGTCGGAAGTCGTGGATCCGCCGCTCGCGCTGTGGGCCGACGGAGACGTCTCGCTCCTTGGCCGGCCGTCGGTCGCGATTGTCGGGTCCCGCCGTGCCTCCACGATCGGCCTGGAGATCGCACGGCGGTTGGCTGCCGGCCTGGCCGAGGCCGGGCTCGTGGTCGTCAGCGGCATGGCGCTCGGCATCGACGGCGCCGCGCACCGTGCGGCGCTGGAGGCGGGCGGGCCCACCATCGCGGTACTGGGTAGCGGCGCCGACACGCCCTACCCTCGACAGCATGCCGACTTGAAGCACGCCATTGCCCGTCACGGCGTGGTCGTGACGGAATTTCCCCCGGGCACACGCCCGTTCGCCAGCCATTTCCCGCTGCGGAACCGGATCATCAGCGGCCTGTCTTTGGCAACGGTCGTCGTCGAGGCGTCGGAGCGGAGCGGGTCGCTGATCACCGCGAGAGGAGCGCTCGAGCAGGGGCGGGAGGTCTTGGCGGTCCCGGGAAATGCCCTGTCCGGAAGCTACCGGGGAGCCCATGCGCTCATAAAGGATGGCGCCGGACTGGTCGAGACTGTGGAGGACGTCCTCGCGGCCATCGGCTGGGCGGCTTCCGAAACGTCGGGCCGGAAGCCGGTATCCAACTTATTGACAGATGGACAGTTATCGGTTGACATGCCCGTCGGTCAGCCCATGACCGCAGACGAGCTGGCCCTGCGGACGGGCCGGCCGGTGGCCGAGTGGCTGGCCGAGCTCGGGGTGCTCGAGCTCGAAGGTCAGGTGGTCAGGACGACGGGCGGTCTGTTCGTCAGGCTTGACGGACCTGCTACCAATAGGAAGAGATAAGGGACGGAAAGGAACGGTTGAGGTTCATGGCGAAGGCCGTCGTGATCGTCGAGTCGCCGGCGAAGGCGAAGACGATTAACAAATATCTCGGGCGAGATTTCAAGGTCATCGCGTCGATGGGGCACGTCCGTGACCTGCCCAAGAGCAGGCTGGGTGTCGACGTCGACGGCGGGTTCCAGCCGGAGTACGTCGTCCTTCCCGATCGGCAGAAGGTGCTCAAGGAGCTGAAGGACGCGACCAAGGCCGCCGAGCAGGTCTACGTCGCGACCGACCCGGATCGGGAGGGTGAGGCGATCGGCTGGCACCTGGCCGAGGAGCTCGGGGCACCCAGGCAGAAGGTCCAGCGCCTGATGTTCAACGA
Coding sequences within it:
- the dprA gene encoding DNA-protecting protein DprA, whose amino-acid sequence is MELLERLAALIGIPASERPARIGAARREAAEALARTASLGLTLLARTDGRYPALLSEVVDPPLALWADGDVSLLGRPSVAIVGSRRASTIGLEIARRLAAGLAEAGLVVVSGMALGIDGAAHRAALEAGGPTIAVLGSGADTPYPRQHADLKHAIARHGVVVTEFPPGTRPFASHFPLRNRIISGLSLATVVVEASERSGSLITARGALEQGREVLAVPGNALSGSYRGAHALIKDGAGLVETVEDVLAAIGWAASETSGRKPVSNLLTDGQLSVDMPVGQPMTADELALRTGRPVAEWLAELGVLELEGQVVRTTGGLFVRLDGPATNRKR